The DNA region TTAATTTCAGGTAGAAAACAGCAGGTATCTTGGGGATTCTGAAAATTACACCAGTGGTATATAATCTGTGTGTTTTAATGGCCTGGTTTCATGGCATCATTTTGTAGGCATCCCGTTTCCTCACTTCAGACTGCTCACTTTTCAGTGTCTCTTCAGCGGTTATGCCAAAGAGAATCACTGCTGGAGACTAATGGAAACTTCCAACATTACTGAAAATGActggaaagatcatttgaatgtggtaaacataaaattattaaagCACTTAATATcaaacaaagatttaaaaatcatcaagTGAATGATCATTAGATTTTTGTATAAGGTAACTGACCAAAATGTATACAGATGatatgaaaagaatgtgtgtgtgtgtatgcatatatgtatatttttttcccccttaatttgCAATTAATCAAAATCAGCTGGTTCATgaataagaataaagaaatttaaaactacaaggaaccaattaaaaataactgaCTATAACCATAAAAACTGTAGAGAAGACAAATTACCAATAGTATCATGACTGTAACTGTGTGCTGTATCTTCGTAGGTGACACCATCTCGTTTTAAGATAGCAGGTGGTTTGTAGGGTCCACAGTATTTTGAAGAATCTGGTATAACATTCTGTAAAtaatatttaagttttatttttttaaaaagggtgattttaaaaatcagcaagTGGTTACATACAATCACTAAACATTAGCAAGAAACCAAAAGGACATCTGGTAACTGAAAGGTAAGAATTAAAAGCCAAAGGTTAGCTAAGTCTTATGTGAACAGATGGATGTAATTTTGCTAAATACCTAGTCAAATCTCCGAATCACCCAATATGGACTAGATAGCTATAATATCTGGAAAAGATACCCATTTTTTCTCTGTGTATGCCAACATTACTCAGCACAATGGCaaatataaataaagattttcttttttagattagaTATGATTTTAAAGAttagattatcttttttttttggattcaaAGAAATCAGATATACAACCTgattttttcaattttagaatCTGTTCCCTGGCCAAAGAAGAGTTATTCTGAGATTTAAAGCAAAATCTATTTGAAAACCTTCCAATTTTCAAAGCTAGGTTCATGTGAGCATATTCTAAGTTGTACTCTCAGATTCTTTTACGAATCTTAGAGGCTCAAGAAAATAATCCAAATTCATAAATTCAGCATGTGGACCTGGATTAATATTAAAGCAAGAAGCCTACAACTCATGTCTCATCCATTTGTGCACAGGGTGCCTCCCATGACCTGGTGTCAAGCAGTGGCCTCTTTCAAGAGACTCCCTGGTTACTCAAAGGTAATTAGGATTTGGTGAAGAAGCGGACGAGAGATCAAGGTACTCCAGAGAAGGACTCTACTGGGAAAGAAAATCCGATTTAGGCTAACatcctggtggttcagatcataaacagtccacctgcaatgcaggagacccaagttcaatcactaggttgggaagatcccctacagaagggaatggctccccactccacctGGAGAACCGCATGGacgaggagcccggcgggctacaatccatggggtcactaggagtcggacacgaccgaggaTTAAcactttctttgctttctcactGATTTGTCTTCAAGACAAATTATCTTTCTAGTAACAGACACCTAATAGTATAAATCTTCAAGGTGAATAAGGGCAAAATATAGCATATACTTCCCATAGATAAACTGTTAAATACTTTAGATGAATGGTTTCCAAACTTTGGGTTTTTAACACATGGAACCTTTTGCTACAAAGAAACAGAGAGCGGCTGCAGTGAGGCAGCCCCTTACCCCAGAAACCTTTTAAGTCTGAAGCCACTGCCGGGGGCCAGGAGCTCCCCAACAGGGATGTGGATCCGATGCGGCTAGGAAGCTTTCAAGACCACCTGTGCCCAGAGCTGGCTCCAGTCTTTGGGTCCAATGAGCAACCAGGGGTGCTAACTCACACTGCAGGCAACAGGTGGATGACTGAGAGCGGAAGCACTGTCactcaatattttcaaataacttactttaaaaaatcatgcaTACGTACCTTCCAGTAATTTGGTTGACAATTCCGAGCAAGCCAGTctgaatgaagagcctgagaaacgTTGGTGGATAAATCCTCATTGACAAAGCCCATGCTTTCGGCAAACTTGGTGGCTGGAGATTGGGAACAAAAACGTAAATGAGTTAAATGtcctcttttaaataaaatgtatgtacAGGAAGTGCTGTGGGTCAGCTGTCTCCCTTGTGGAGCACAACAATCCAGGGGGGAAACACAGACAGCCCAGGGAGGACTCAGACTCGAGGAGTGCTGTGGGCATGGGTTTCCAGGTCTCCACTTCCTATGTCCTTCCTGACACTCATCTACTGACACCCTGGTGATGTGTGTGAGGACAGTTCCCCTTTCTCTCCAGATCTCGCTCCTTCTGCTTTACAAAAAGAAAGGGACACCCTGGAACAACAGTGACTCTGTGGCTCTAACTGGGgtgcagtgcctggcatgtaaagAAATGCTGAGAGACCCAACAAAGGCACCACTGATTCCACGAAGGAGTTTTTTCCTGGTTTTGTCGGGTAGCTTTCCATTCTGAACGTCGGCAAAACTGAAGGATGCCTCCTGGAGTTGTTCACTATATCATTAAACGATGTAGCAAATGTGATTTTTGATTATAGATCACGGTATGATTTTTAGTATTTACCGAGGAAGGTGTTCAAAGAAGTACCATTGTTGGAGCAAAACTCCTGTTCCCACCTTCTGTCATTATATGTCTCTCAGGTCTTACACCCATAAAAACGTAACACAAGAAGGGAAATGATGCTGAATCCTTGTTCCCCTCCGGtaattactcatttgataataaaCTGATTTCTAAAAAATCCTCcattaaagatgaagaaagattTAGAAGTAACTTATCCGAAGTTAAACAGATGTTATGTAAAACAGCTGGACTTTGAACTTAGGTCTGCTTTTACGCACCATTTTATACTGAGCCCTTTTTTCAGAGTGAAGACTAGAGCCAAGAGACAACGTAACGGAGCACAGTTGAAACATACCTGCCTCTCCTGCTAACAGCGTGTGTGTCGTGTGTTCCAGAACTTTGCGTGCCACGCCAATGGCGTTTTTAATTCGTCTGAGATCTCCCACTGCTCCCACGTTCATGGTAGTGCTGCCAGAAACAAGCGCGGTAAGATTAATTCAGGTAATTTTATATGTTCACAAGTTTTTTActtaaaagcgtctgcctataatttGGGAGACTGGAGTTCAacctcctgggtcgggaagatcccctggagaaggcaatggcaccccgctccagtactctggcctggaaaatcccatggacggagaagcctggtaggctacagtccatggggtcgcaaggtgtcagacatgactgagcgacttcactttctttctttcactttcatagtgttTTGTAGGATTAAACTCCACCGTCTTACCATGGAAGCGACAACACGTTCAAAAGTTCATACAAATTCCCACATTTagacatttaaggaaaaaaaaccgAAAATCAACTAGCCATATACTCCCAAAGCACTGGCCTTCTCAGTTTTCCACCGCTCTGGCTTTTGAAAGGGCCTTTAAGTCTTTGGGTGAGGCAAACCACAGGGTTCATGGCTGGCAGGTAAACAATGGTTTCCCAGGTACACGTTTTTGTACTTTAAGGTTCTCTCTGCTCTAAGGAGACCACCTACCTTCATGTGATATTTCTCTTATgataatgatttttcttttcaaaaaatttttaaattgaggtgtagttaatttacagtgttgcattagtttcaggtctacagcaaagtgatttggattcttttccattgtagcttattacaagatactgagtataggtTACGTGAAAATATATCAAAACTTATACattgtgggggagggataaattgggagatgagACTGACATACAcacgctactatatataaaataaacagcaagggcctcctgtctagcacagggaactctactcctaGTCAGCAATGGCCTAAATGGGAAACGAATACAAAGGAACGTGTGTAACTGACTCGCTCTGCGGCACACCTAAACTAACACTACTCTGCACATCAACGACACGccaataaaaaaactaaaaaaagaataaacaccgTATATATTTGTGCAATCTTGCTCTGGGTataggactgctgctgctgctgctaagtcgcttcagtcctgtccgactctgtgcgaccccagagacggcagcccaccaggctcccccgtccctgggattctccaggcaagaacactggagtgggttgccatttccttctccagtgcatgaaagtgaaaagtgaaagtgaagtcgcttagtcgtgtctgactcttcgcgaccccatggactgcagcctagcaggctcctccgtccatgggattttccaggcaagagcactggagtggggtgccattgccttctccggggtaTAAGACTGACCAACTGCACACGTGACTCCGCCTGCAGCAAGGCCGCAGAGCGCACAGGGCCGTGCGGGGCGCCCCTACCCGTCCATGATCATGGCGTCCAGCGTGGTCTCCGCCGACTCGTCCGGGCTGCCCCCGAAGCCCACGCTGCCGTCGCATTGCTGCTGCTCGCAGGTCGCGCAGCCGCTCTCAACCGCGTCCAGGGCCGACCCTCCGGCCGCCAACGTCTTCCACGCTGGGGATCAAATCCCAACAGTGCTTGTGTAGATACCTATTTCCTTTTCCGTGCCAAAGGCAACAGACCAAAAATGGCACGAAAAcgcctattttaaaaattgtttgcaCATTTACTCCAGTTACGTTGAAATTTTTGTTTATCAAGTGCTACAAAGAAGTTAGAATGATATAGACAGAATTATATAAGACAGTTCTTACCATGAAGAAATCCAAAGGCTTCGGCTATTGGTGCAAAGTGAGGGTTTTTTCACTTATTAGTACCCATTTCTACTACGTGtgtgaaaaaagaatatttatataattctGGGCTGTGTGGCCCTAATAACTTAACCTCTCCGGACCGGTTTCCTGTTATTTAAAATGGGGATACTAATTACACAGTACTTGAAGTAATGAATTAATCCACCTGAGCCCACATTGGAATTATCTGCTGTTATGGTACTGTTAAGGACACTTGCTGTGATAGAGGCTACTTCAGTaggtatatttttatttgaaatattaggTCTATTTTAAATAATCTGATAATGTAGAAAAAATCTTATTTTGGCTCCAGTGGCCATGCTTTTAACACTAAACTATGTTCTCCAGAGCCCCACACACGGAAAAAGGGAGGCAGAAAAAAGGTCTTCAGTAGTCAATTTCTTTACTAATAAAAACAGAATTCCTTGACGGGTTGGTGCTACTATTTGTAAATAATTTAAGTATTACTACTGAAAGAACAGGCTTCAAAGTACATTTAGAGAAGTTTCCCCCTTGAATTCAGGCAACATAGAGAACTGTCTCCTGCCTGGGGCTCTgaactttcttttctgtctccttgtCACTGAGAATTTCTTGCAGCCTGTTTACGCATTCTCTGAATCATACGCACTGCCTGTAACATACAAACTTAACACCATCAAATGCTAAAGCCAGTTCAGCACCAGAAAATTCTATTAGTAGCCTCTAATCGGGGAGAGTAGAAGAAACTCCTGGGGCAGTACGAGTTGAAATGAATGGAACACAGTAAGAAAATGACAGAACCATGATATGTACAGGATGTTACCAAAGCACATAAGACAGGCACCTGAATCAGACTGGGTCTGAGGGTGCTAAACGAGGACAGGTTTCCTAGAGGAGGTGATATACTAGTTTAGTCGTTCTCAGTCCCAGCTGGCTGCAAATCAACATCACTTAAGcagcttggggaaaaaaaaaagtttcggTTCAAGCAGTGGAATGAAAACCTAGAAGTGGGGCCCAGGCACGTGTGTTTTTTGAGAAGCTCTGAGGATGATGATAATGTATAACCAAGACTGGAACCCCATATTTCTGGTGACAAATATGGCATGTGAGCACGGAGCACAGAAAGTAAAGGTGAACAGACGATGTTTTATTTGGGAACTTGGTCGTTTGCCAAGCTTAACTAGAGAGTTACTGCGGATATGTCAGGGGTTAGAAAGCAGAGTTGGTGGGGAAGACCGGAGACACAAGCGTCGAAAAGACAAtaaaaggcaaaagaaggggcaAGGGCCCCTGAAGTCTGAGCAGAAGCCTTAAGTGCCGTAGGTCAGGGTGGAAAATAGTGACTGGCGTCCGAACAGGAGTCACCCCGCCGCTGAAGACCTAAAATGCAGCTGTGGCGGGGAGGAGGGTGCGGCGCGGGAGACACAGCGGCGCGGGGGGTGCGGGAGAGGCCGGAGGGGCGGCTGCGGAAGGTCGGCCGGCTCCCGGCTCCCAGCCCCCTGCTCCCGGCCTTGGGCCGGCGGCGGCCCATCCGCCCCGCGAGCTCGCGCAGCGCAGCCCCCGGCTCGGCCCCGCACCTGCCAAGGTTGCATTCCTGAAAGGCCAAGTGTTGAGGATCAAGGGCAGCTGGCCGATGCTGCGCGCCGGCGCTGGgccgagcagcagcagcagcaacggcAGGAGGAGACCCGGCTTCTGCACCATAGCTGCGCGCCCAGACCGCCGCCAAAGGTCACGGCCGCCGCGAACCCGCGGCCCGTGAACCCGGAACTCGTGGTCCCGGCGCCCCGCCCATcgccccgccccccactccctTTGGGCGCGGGCCCAGGTCCTCAATTCTCGCGAGCCGTGGTTTCCGCGGCCCCCATGGGAGTtttcaggtcaccacagtgcTGTGGGTTGGTGCTAGTGTCCTTCTGaggtctattttttcttttttttctttttttgggaaaCTATTCAGCCAAAAATTAGTATGACATTGTTCGGCTTTGGCTTACACGATCCTGGGAGCTTTTAAACTTGATTTCATTAGTTGAAGTTGGTCCATTTGTGAAATTTACAGTGTGCTCGCTGCGGTTCCTAAACGCAGATACTATCGGGGATGGTTATTGAGTGTTAGGGGCGGCTCGGCTATAAACCAGGTTTATTTTAGATTTCTCCCACCCTACCTGCAGTCGTCTCTCCGCTGCGGTTTTTGTAGGACGTCCTCTGGTTATAAATCCCTGAGCTGAAAGAAATGGGGGAAACTGgagaagcagaaattaacaactaTCTGTACAGCTCGCTGAGGTGTGCTCCGTTGTTCCTCCAGGGCGAGAAGCtacctctgttcatttctgaatgtGTTTTACTTGTGCCTGGCAACATTAAGTGCTTAATAAACGTTTTAATACAGACAGAATGGAGACTTTACCTTGTTGAAAGATGAACTGAAGAGCATTAAAGATTCTGGGAACTATTTCTAAGTAGACATACTGTAAAACAATTCTCCTTGAGCGTTCATTTAAAACCTTCTATTTATGTGTATCTAATTTACTTGTTCTTAGCAATTAGATTTAGATTTGCTTTTGGAAATTTCATGAAACATTAAACAACTAATCATTTTAAGTTATATTTCTTGCTGACAAATTCTGCACCTGAGGGAAGGAGCTTCTTTGACTTTGTAAACCGAGGTAGAATTAAAAATACTCTTGTTTAATGCTAACAGCTTCAAAGATTGACCTGTTCTAACTAAGTAAACAAACTTAAATTAGGTTTCATTTATGAAGATTATCCTAGATCATATGAACTTGAAAAACTGGTTAGTTTCTATATTTCTGTGAGTATACTTTATTTACTGTTTGCCTTTAACCCAATTAAAATAGAGCTCTTGACAAATTAATAGTGCCAAAACTGGGAAGCTTAAAAAATCATACAACTATAACACATAGATACTATAAACATACAGACAGATGCAAACAGAGTTTTTatagcttttgttttaaaattttagccatgAGACAGGTATGATAATGCAAAACCCACTAGCTTATAAAAGATCATTGTGTTTCTGGCAGATGGAACAAGTTAAGGTTACCTcttcaaatcagttcagttcagttcagttgctcagtcatgtccaactctttgcgaccccatgaaccacagcacgccaggcctccctgtccatcagcagctcccagaatccacccagacccatgtccattgagtcagttatgccatccagccatctcatcctctgtcgtccccttctcctcctgccttcaatctttcccagcatcaggctcttttcaaatgagtcagctcttctcatcaggtagccaaagcattggagtttcagcttcaacatcagtccttccagtgaacacccaggactgatctcctttaggatggaatggttggatctccttgcagttcaagggactctcaagagtcttctccaacaccacagttcaaaagcatcattttttcggtgctcagctttctttatagtccaactctcacatccatacatgactactggaaaaaccatagccttgactagacagatgtgtctctgctttttaatatgctgtctagattggtcataactttccttccaaagtgtaagcgtcttttaatttcatggctgcaatcaccatctgcagtgattttggatccaagaaaaataaaagaaagccactgtttccccatctatttgccatgataggatcaaatgccatgatcttagttttctagcTTTTTGCTAATATTTATGAAAGAGACTCTTCATAGGCCTAGATTGCAAAATAACcttttctctccctgtctctctctccttctgatAAGAATTACCTTGGTATCTAGAGAAGACCACGTAAAACAGTTATATCTCAAAAGACAGTGAAAGAGTGCAAGTTCCACCAAGAAGGACTCCTGTTTGTAAGTCCAAATAATTTACAAAATCTGAAAGCATTTTGAGATGAATTGGGGAGGTTTGGGGATtggttaaaaagagaaaaaggaaaaaaagcaaaggaatgagTGTGCTGTGAATTGTTTCTAGAGCCGAATTTCTGTTCTTGTAAAGACTCTATTTGTAATAcaagtaaaatgtttttaattcctCAACTAATTGGACTGCAACCTGAATATTAAGAGACTGACCCACCCATCCAACCACTTATCCTCAATTTGTTTCTTTATGCCAGGGAGAAGATCTTCCACTAAGGTAAATATCAGATTTCATTGTTTCAGATTTAGAGTTCTGTGTCTTTGGAGTGTTTTAGTATTTCCTTCCACAAAGACTTCATAatgtgtttctttccttctgggtacagttttatttttagtttagagGTCCAAACCTAAAAAAATATAGATCTCAGCCTCTTAAAATCAGCTTTCAATTTGGCCAACTTCTGACAATAGAGCTACTTtaatataagttttaaaaaatcctctcAAATACTTCGTCAGGTTTCAGCTGGGACAGACAGTAAATATTCCTGACTGTATTAAACAACCCTGTGGATGCAaggacttctcttgtggctcagctgataaagaatctgcctgcaatgagggagacctgggttcgatccctggtttgggaagatctcctggataagggaaaggctacccactccagtattcttgcctggagaattccatggactgtatagtccatggggttgcaaagagtcacacacgactgagcaactttcactggaTGCAAGGGGCATTCCCCCAGGAGGGACAAAAGATCCTACTCCCCCAAGATCTGGCACCACCTGCAGGACAGACAAAGGAAAGACTCGGAGTTTTCCTGAGATCTGGCAGTCTCAGTGGGCTGCAACCCACGTGTCTTCCAGGCTGTGTGTGCAGACTTCCGACCCGAGAACTGTCAGGCTAAGTTCTCAGTCCACAAACGAGACAGACCAGCAGGCAGAGCTGTCCCTGGGAGAGAGTCACCACCAGTGAGCATCTGAAAATCTAAGTCACGAGTCACAACC from Dama dama isolate Ldn47 chromosome 32, ASM3311817v1, whole genome shotgun sequence includes:
- the AGA gene encoding N(4)-(beta-N-acetylglucosaminyl)-L-asparaginase isoform X2, translated to MVQKPGLLLPLLLLLLGPAPARSIGQLPLILNTWPFRNATLAAWKTLAAGGSALDAVESGCATCEQQQCDGSVGFGGSPDESAETTLDAMIMDGTTMNVGAVGDLRRIKNAIGVARKVLEHTTHTLLAGEAATKFAESMGFVNEDLSTNVSQALHSDWLARNCQPNYWKNVIPDSSKYCGPYKPPAILKRDGVTYEDTAHSYSHDTIGMIVIHKMGNIAAGTSTNGIKFKIPGYQAVEYMRRGENPTTACEKVISRIQKYFPNFFGAVICANVTGSYGAACNKLSTFTQFHFMVYNPLKSEPTEEKVDCI
- the AGA gene encoding N(4)-(beta-N-acetylglucosaminyl)-L-asparaginase isoform X1, whose protein sequence is MVQKPGLLLPLLLLLLGPAPARSIGQLPLILNTWPFRNATLAAWKTLAAGGSALDAVESGCATCEQQQCDGSVGFGGSPDESAETTLDAMIMDGTTMNVGAVGDLRRIKNAIGVARKVLEHTTHTLLAGEAATKFAESMGFVNEDLSTNVSQALHSDWLARNCQPNYWKNVIPDSSKYCGPYKPPAILKRDGVTYEDTAHSYSHDTIGMIVIHKMGNIAAGTSTNGIKFKIPGRIGDSPIPGSGAYADDMVGAAAATGDGDILMRFVPSYQAVEYMRRGENPTTACEKVISRIQKYFPNFFGAVICANVTGSYGAACNKLSTFTQFHFMVYNPLKSEPTEEKVDCI